The Microbacterium paraoxydans genome includes a window with the following:
- a CDS encoding bifunctional proline dehydrogenase/L-glutamate gamma-semialdehyde dehydrogenase: MTVIDDTTPRTEEVAALVQRWLAESETHPVEPAAQRLSEVLKDPNGLAFTVGFVDGVMRPEDLRVAGRKLAELSDITPTLLPGYLRAAIKAGGFWAPKLPNVVVPISRRVLRAMVGHLVLDATPSKLGPAIAKLRKTGNRLNLNLLGEAVLGEREAGRRLQGTYDFLARPDVDYVSIKVSSVVSQLSMWSFDEAVADVVEKLTPLYRLAAKAEAKGARTGTQKFINLDMEEYRDLDLTIAAFTSILDQPGLEDLEAGIVLQAYLPDALSAMQRLQEWAAARRAKGGAPIKVRVVKGANLAMEEVDAKVHGWPLATYGTKQDSDTNYKRVLDWAMTPERLDAVRIGVAGHNLFDIAYTWLLAKARGVTEAVEYEMLLGMATGQAEAVRKDVGRLLLYTPVVNPAEFDVAIAYLVRRLEENASPENFMSAVFELASNPTLLTRERERFERSLAALVADPSVPAPNRTQDRTAPRPDGTTDGFANEPDTDPALAANRAWGREILQRSVSSTLGRDAIAAARIETDAELDAVFAAATSAAERWAALPAAERAAVLHRAGDELAARRGELLEIMAHEAGKTIAEADPEVSEAIDFAHYYAERAKDLEAIPGAEFVPSKVTVVTPPWNFPVAIPAGGVLAGLASGSGVIIKPAKLTQRCGAVMVEALWAAGVPRDLLALVDLASRDLGTRLVASPQVDRVILTGAYETAQLFRSFRADLPLLAETSGKNAIIVTPSADLDLAAADVARSAFGHAGQKCSAASLAILVGSVADSKRFERQLVDAVTSMRVGLPDDPATQMGPIIEPANGKLLTALTTLDKGERWLVEPRKLDDEGKQWTPGVKTGVREGSYFHLTEFFGPVLGIMHAKDLDEAIRLQNAVDYGLTAGLHSLDSAEVATWLDRVEAGNLYVNRGITGAIVQRQPFGGWKRSAVGAGAKAGGPNYLFGLGEWRAGELPAAASGAAVTPAVTGLLEAAAPELDPVGIEWLHRAAAADERAWIDEFGAVSDKSGLGVERNVFRYRPVAVDVRIAEDAPLAEGVRVLAAALRSGSPFTVSAASLPSRVEKALKAQGVAVKTESDAAWTKRYAKGARSWQRVRLVGGDAAALHTALDGSPDVAVWSHAVTGAGRVEMLPFLHEQAVSITNHRFGNPTTLSDGLL, encoded by the coding sequence ATGACCGTCATCGACGACACCACCCCCCGCACCGAAGAGGTCGCCGCGCTCGTGCAGCGCTGGCTCGCCGAGAGCGAGACCCACCCGGTCGAGCCGGCCGCGCAGCGCCTGTCCGAAGTGCTCAAGGATCCGAACGGCCTCGCCTTCACGGTCGGCTTCGTCGACGGCGTCATGCGTCCGGAGGATCTGCGGGTCGCCGGCCGCAAGCTCGCCGAGCTGTCCGACATCACGCCCACGCTGCTGCCCGGCTACCTCCGTGCCGCCATCAAGGCCGGTGGGTTCTGGGCGCCGAAACTCCCGAACGTCGTCGTCCCGATCTCGCGGCGCGTGCTGCGGGCCATGGTGGGCCACCTCGTGCTCGACGCCACGCCGTCCAAGCTCGGCCCCGCGATCGCCAAGCTCCGCAAGACCGGCAACCGTCTGAACCTGAACCTCCTCGGCGAGGCCGTGCTCGGCGAGCGCGAGGCGGGCCGACGACTGCAGGGCACGTACGACTTCCTCGCCCGTCCGGACGTCGACTACGTCTCGATCAAGGTCTCGAGCGTCGTCAGCCAGCTCTCCATGTGGTCGTTCGACGAGGCCGTCGCCGACGTCGTCGAGAAGCTCACCCCGCTGTACCGGCTCGCGGCGAAGGCCGAGGCCAAGGGCGCCCGCACCGGGACCCAGAAGTTCATCAACCTCGACATGGAGGAGTACCGCGATCTCGACCTCACGATCGCGGCCTTCACGAGCATCCTCGACCAGCCCGGCCTGGAAGACCTCGAGGCCGGCATCGTGCTGCAGGCCTACCTGCCCGATGCGCTCAGCGCCATGCAGCGTCTCCAGGAGTGGGCCGCCGCACGCCGCGCCAAGGGCGGAGCGCCGATCAAGGTGCGCGTGGTCAAGGGCGCGAACCTCGCGATGGAGGAGGTCGACGCGAAGGTGCACGGCTGGCCGCTCGCGACCTACGGCACCAAGCAGGACTCCGACACGAACTACAAGCGCGTGCTCGACTGGGCGATGACGCCCGAGCGGCTCGACGCCGTGCGCATCGGCGTCGCCGGTCACAACCTCTTCGACATCGCCTACACCTGGCTGCTCGCGAAGGCCCGCGGTGTGACAGAGGCCGTGGAGTACGAGATGTTGCTCGGCATGGCGACCGGGCAGGCCGAGGCCGTCCGCAAGGACGTCGGCCGCCTCCTGCTCTACACGCCGGTCGTGAACCCGGCGGAGTTCGATGTCGCGATCGCGTACCTCGTGCGGCGCCTCGAGGAGAACGCGAGCCCCGAGAACTTCATGTCCGCCGTGTTCGAGCTGGCGTCGAACCCGACTCTGCTCACCCGCGAGCGGGAGCGCTTCGAGCGCTCTCTCGCCGCGCTCGTCGCCGACCCGTCGGTACCCGCCCCGAACCGCACGCAGGACCGCACGGCCCCGCGCCCTGACGGCACCACGGACGGCTTCGCGAACGAGCCCGACACCGATCCGGCGCTCGCCGCGAACCGTGCCTGGGGCCGGGAGATCCTGCAGCGCTCGGTGTCGTCGACGCTCGGCCGGGACGCGATCGCGGCCGCCCGCATCGAGACCGACGCCGAGCTGGACGCCGTGTTCGCCGCCGCCACGTCCGCCGCCGAGAGGTGGGCGGCGCTCCCCGCCGCCGAGCGCGCCGCCGTCCTGCACCGCGCGGGCGACGAGCTCGCCGCCCGCCGCGGCGAGCTGCTGGAGATCATGGCGCACGAGGCCGGCAAGACCATCGCGGAAGCCGACCCCGAGGTCAGCGAGGCGATTGACTTCGCGCACTACTACGCCGAGCGGGCGAAGGATCTCGAGGCCATCCCCGGCGCCGAGTTCGTGCCGTCGAAGGTGACCGTGGTCACGCCGCCGTGGAACTTCCCCGTGGCGATCCCCGCCGGCGGTGTGCTCGCCGGCCTCGCCTCCGGATCCGGTGTGATCATCAAGCCCGCGAAGCTCACCCAGCGGTGCGGTGCCGTGATGGTCGAGGCACTGTGGGCCGCGGGCGTCCCGCGCGATCTGCTCGCCCTCGTCGACCTCGCCTCCCGCGACCTCGGCACCCGACTGGTCGCGAGCCCCCAGGTCGACCGGGTCATCCTCACCGGGGCCTACGAGACCGCGCAGCTCTTCCGCTCCTTCCGTGCCGACCTGCCGCTGCTCGCCGAGACGAGCGGCAAGAACGCCATCATCGTGACGCCGTCGGCCGACCTCGACCTCGCGGCCGCCGACGTCGCCCGCAGCGCGTTCGGCCACGCCGGGCAGAAGTGCTCGGCCGCGTCGCTGGCGATCCTCGTCGGGTCGGTGGCCGACTCGAAGCGCTTCGAGCGGCAGCTCGTGGACGCGGTCACCTCGATGCGCGTCGGGCTGCCCGATGACCCCGCCACGCAGATGGGGCCGATCATCGAGCCCGCGAACGGCAAGCTCCTCACCGCGCTCACCACCCTCGACAAGGGCGAGCGCTGGCTCGTGGAGCCCCGGAAGCTCGACGACGAGGGGAAGCAGTGGACCCCGGGGGTGAAGACCGGCGTGCGCGAGGGCTCGTACTTCCACCTGACCGAGTTCTTCGGACCCGTGCTCGGCATCATGCACGCGAAGGACCTCGACGAGGCCATCCGGCTGCAGAACGCCGTCGACTACGGCCTCACCGCGGGGCTGCACTCGCTGGACTCCGCCGAGGTCGCGACCTGGCTGGACCGCGTCGAGGCCGGCAACCTGTACGTGAACCGGGGCATCACCGGCGCCATCGTGCAGCGCCAGCCGTTCGGCGGCTGGAAGCGCTCGGCCGTGGGCGCCGGAGCCAAGGCCGGCGGCCCGAACTACCTCTTCGGTCTCGGTGAGTGGCGTGCGGGCGAGCTGCCCGCCGCAGCATCGGGGGCAGCGGTGACCCCGGCCGTGACCGGACTGCTGGAGGCGGCTGCGCCCGAGCTCGACCCCGTGGGCATCGAGTGGCTGCACCGCGCCGCGGCCGCCGATGAGCGGGCGTGGATCGACGAGTTCGGCGCCGTGAGCGACAAGTCCGGACTCGGCGTCGAGCGCAACGTGTTCCGGTACCGTCCGGTTGCGGTCGACGTGCGGATCGCCGAGGACGCGCCGCTGGCCGAGGGAGTCCGTGTGCTCGCCGCGGCACTGCGCAGCGGCAGTCCGTTCACCGTGTCGGCGGCGTCGCTGCCGTCCCGCGTGGAGAAGGCGCTCAAGGCCCAGGGCGTGGCCGTGAAGACCGAGTCGGATGCCGCGTGGACCAAGCGCTACGCGAAGGGCGCCCGGTCGTGGCAGCGGGTGCGGCTCGTCGGTGGCGATGCCGCCGCGCTGCACACGGCCCTCGACGGCAGCCCCGACGTCGCGGTATGGTCGCACGCCGTGACCGGAGCGGGCCGGGTCGAGATGCTCCCGTTCCTGCACGAGCAGGCCGTGTCGATCACCAACCACCGCTTCGGCAACCCCACCACCCTCTCCGACGGCCTCCTCTGA
- a CDS encoding LysR substrate-binding domain-containing protein: MLDVHRLRLLVELSRRGTLSAVADALSYSKASVSQQLAALERDVGVPLLRRVGRGVQFTPQGNVLVAEAIGILDQLEHAQVAVAESLTEVTGTVRLAVFQSTAHSLLPRALAALGARHPALRVEVTERDPESGLVGVSSRDYDLILAEQYPGHTRPIHADLDRVVLAHDAIALARRPGASESADPVAALWATRAEPWVLEPAGTASRAWAEQLCRTAGFEPDVRFELADLTAHVRLIHAGLAVGLLPELVWAGDTPTVDLAPLPQEPRREIFSSARRVSADAPSIRAVRAALADAASRNLLD, encoded by the coding sequence GTGCTCGACGTCCATCGCCTGCGTCTGCTCGTGGAGCTGTCGCGTCGCGGGACCCTCTCCGCCGTGGCGGATGCGCTGTCCTACAGCAAGGCCTCCGTGTCCCAGCAGCTCGCCGCGCTGGAGCGTGATGTCGGGGTGCCACTGCTGCGTCGGGTCGGTCGCGGCGTGCAGTTCACGCCGCAGGGGAACGTCCTGGTGGCCGAGGCCATCGGCATCCTCGATCAGCTCGAGCACGCCCAGGTCGCCGTCGCCGAGTCGCTCACCGAGGTGACCGGCACCGTGCGCCTCGCGGTCTTCCAGTCCACCGCGCACTCCCTGCTGCCCCGCGCGCTCGCAGCCCTCGGCGCGCGCCACCCCGCCCTGCGCGTCGAGGTGACCGAGCGCGACCCCGAGTCCGGGCTGGTGGGCGTCTCCAGCCGCGACTACGACCTCATCCTCGCGGAGCAGTATCCGGGCCATACGCGTCCCATCCACGCCGACCTCGACCGCGTGGTGCTCGCCCACGACGCCATCGCGCTCGCCCGGCGTCCGGGAGCGTCGGAGTCCGCCGATCCCGTCGCGGCCCTGTGGGCGACCCGCGCCGAGCCGTGGGTGCTCGAACCCGCCGGGACCGCCTCCCGCGCGTGGGCCGAGCAGCTCTGCCGCACCGCCGGGTTCGAGCCCGACGTGCGCTTCGAGCTCGCCGACCTCACCGCGCACGTCCGGCTCATCCACGCGGGACTCGCGGTCGGGCTGCTCCCCGAGCTCGTGTGGGCGGGCGACACCCCGACGGTCGACCTCGCACCGCTGCCGCAGGAGCCGCGCCGGGAGATCTTCTCCTCCGCGCGTCGGGTCTCCGCGGACGCCCCGTCGATCCGCGCCGTCCGCGCCGCGCTCGCCGACGCCGCCTCCCGCAACCTCCTGGACTGA
- a CDS encoding nitroreductase family protein: protein MSTPVIDRTAPTEHPVLDVLAGRWSPRAYDAQHPIDEAKLATALEAARWSPSANNIQPWRFIVARRGTALHAQIVDALMGFNQAWAGNAAVLVVAIAETATADGTPISHAFYDLGQAVAHFSVQAHHDGLVVHQMSGFDPEVVREFADLEPRFTPATVIAVGEFGDIEALPEVLQEREVAPRVRRPIAETVVLSA, encoded by the coding sequence GTGAGCACTCCCGTCATCGACCGCACCGCCCCGACCGAGCACCCCGTCCTCGACGTCCTCGCCGGCCGCTGGAGCCCCCGCGCCTACGACGCGCAGCACCCGATCGACGAGGCCAAGCTCGCCACCGCTCTCGAGGCCGCCCGCTGGAGCCCCTCCGCCAACAACATCCAGCCCTGGCGCTTCATCGTCGCCCGCCGCGGCACCGCCCTGCACGCCCAGATCGTCGACGCGCTCATGGGCTTCAACCAGGCCTGGGCCGGCAACGCGGCCGTCCTCGTCGTCGCGATCGCCGAGACCGCGACCGCCGACGGCACGCCGATCAGCCACGCGTTCTACGACCTCGGCCAGGCCGTGGCGCACTTCTCCGTGCAGGCCCACCACGACGGCCTCGTCGTGCACCAGATGAGCGGCTTCGACCCCGAGGTCGTCCGCGAGTTCGCCGACCTGGAGCCCCGCTTCACCCCCGCCACCGTCATCGCCGTCGGCGAGTTCGGCGACATCGAGGCTCTGCCGGAGGTGCTGCAGGAGCGCGAGGTCGCCCCGCGCGTGCGCCGTCCGATCGCGGAGACGGTCGTCCTCAGCGCCTGA
- a CDS encoding ATP-dependent Clp protease ATP-binding subunit gives MTTPQTGSPNQEQQSALEQFGINLTDRAREGKLDPVIGRDSEIRRVSQVLTRRTKNNPVLIGEPGVGKTAVVEGLAQRIVAGDVAESLKDKELVSLDISALVAGAMYRGQFEERLKQVLKEITESDGRIITFIDELHVLMGAGGGEGSVAASNMLKPMLARGELRLIGATTLNEYREFIEKDAALERRFQQVYVGEPTVEDTIAILRGLKGRYEAHHGVTISDSALVAAASLSNRYLPARQLPDKAIDLIDESMSRLKMEIDSSPVEIDQLKRQVDRLKLEELALKREKDAASKERLGTLREHLVELEKELAGLEARWARERQGLNRVGELKKQLDDAITQRDLAMRNADYTKASKLEYETIKRLERDIAEAEQAEATASSEPRMVNEQVTEEDIAAVIAAWTGIPVGRLLQGESEKLLHLENELGKRLIGQKDAVKAVSDAVRRSRAGISDPGRPTGSFLFLGPTGVGKTELAKALAQFLFDDEHAMVRIDMSEYGEKHSVSRLVGAPPGYVGYEQGGQLTEAVRRRPYSVILLDEVEKAHPEVFDVLLQVLDDGRLTDGQGRTVDFSNVILILTSNLGSPILIDPVLSVEEKREQVMALVRQAFRPEFLNRLDDIVMFQALTEDDLAQIVELSVDQLHDRLRDRRLTLAVTPGARSWLAERGYDPVFGARPLRRLIQTEVQNKLATALLSGGVHDGDTVRVDVAADGTGLVLTATTPEPEVEDDDVIEAELLDD, from the coding sequence ATGACCACCCCGCAGACCGGATCCCCGAACCAGGAACAGCAGTCCGCCCTCGAGCAGTTCGGCATCAACCTGACCGACCGTGCCCGCGAGGGCAAGCTCGACCCCGTCATCGGACGGGACAGTGAGATCCGGCGCGTCAGCCAGGTGCTCACCCGCCGCACCAAGAACAACCCGGTGCTGATCGGTGAGCCCGGCGTCGGCAAGACCGCGGTGGTCGAAGGCCTCGCGCAGCGCATCGTCGCAGGCGACGTCGCCGAGTCCCTCAAGGACAAGGAACTCGTCTCGCTCGACATCTCCGCGCTCGTCGCGGGCGCCATGTACCGCGGCCAGTTCGAGGAGCGCCTGAAGCAGGTGCTCAAGGAGATCACCGAGTCGGACGGCCGGATCATCACGTTCATCGACGAGCTGCACGTGCTCATGGGCGCGGGCGGGGGCGAGGGGTCGGTCGCGGCTTCGAACATGCTCAAGCCGATGCTGGCCCGCGGCGAGCTGCGGCTCATCGGCGCCACCACCCTCAACGAGTACCGCGAGTTCATCGAGAAGGACGCCGCCCTCGAGCGGCGCTTCCAGCAGGTGTACGTCGGCGAGCCGACGGTCGAGGACACGATCGCGATCCTCCGCGGGCTCAAGGGGCGTTACGAGGCGCACCACGGGGTGACCATCTCCGACAGCGCGCTCGTGGCCGCGGCCTCGCTCTCCAACCGCTACCTGCCCGCGCGGCAGCTGCCGGACAAGGCCATCGACCTGATCGACGAGTCGATGTCGCGTCTGAAGATGGAGATCGACTCCTCTCCCGTCGAGATCGACCAGCTCAAGCGTCAGGTCGACCGGCTGAAGCTGGAGGAGCTCGCGCTCAAGCGGGAGAAGGACGCCGCGTCCAAGGAGCGCCTCGGAACCCTCCGCGAGCACCTCGTCGAGCTCGAGAAGGAGCTCGCCGGACTCGAGGCCCGATGGGCGCGGGAGCGGCAGGGCCTGAACCGGGTCGGGGAGCTGAAGAAGCAGCTCGACGACGCGATCACCCAGCGCGACCTCGCCATGCGCAACGCCGACTACACGAAGGCGTCGAAGCTCGAGTACGAGACGATCAAGCGCCTGGAGCGCGACATCGCCGAAGCCGAGCAGGCCGAGGCCACCGCCTCGAGCGAACCGCGCATGGTGAACGAGCAGGTCACCGAGGAGGACATCGCGGCCGTGATCGCGGCCTGGACCGGCATCCCGGTCGGGCGGCTGCTGCAGGGCGAGAGCGAGAAGCTCCTGCACCTGGAGAACGAGCTCGGCAAGCGCCTCATCGGCCAGAAGGACGCCGTCAAGGCGGTGTCCGACGCGGTGCGCCGCTCGCGCGCGGGGATCAGCGATCCCGGTCGCCCCACCGGCTCGTTCCTGTTCCTCGGCCCGACCGGTGTCGGGAAGACCGAGCTGGCCAAGGCGCTCGCGCAGTTCCTCTTCGACGATGAGCACGCCATGGTGCGCATCGACATGTCGGAGTACGGCGAGAAGCACTCCGTCTCGCGGCTCGTCGGCGCCCCTCCCGGGTACGTCGGCTACGAGCAGGGCGGTCAGCTCACCGAGGCCGTGCGCCGGCGTCCGTACAGCGTGATCCTGCTCGACGAGGTCGAGAAGGCGCACCCCGAGGTGTTCGACGTGCTGCTGCAGGTGCTCGATGACGGGCGGCTGACCGACGGACAGGGGCGCACGGTCGACTTCTCGAACGTGATCCTCATCCTGACCTCCAACCTGGGCTCGCCGATCCTCATCGACCCCGTGCTCTCCGTGGAGGAGAAGCGGGAGCAGGTGATGGCGCTCGTTCGCCAGGCGTTCCGGCCGGAGTTCCTCAACCGTCTCGACGACATCGTGATGTTCCAGGCCCTCACCGAAGACGACCTCGCGCAGATCGTGGAGCTGTCGGTCGATCAGCTGCACGACCGGCTGCGCGACCGTCGGCTCACGCTCGCGGTCACTCCCGGGGCGCGGTCGTGGCTGGCCGAGCGCGGGTATGACCCGGTGTTCGGCGCCCGCCCGCTGCGTCGCCTCATCCAGACCGAGGTGCAGAACAAGCTGGCGACCGCCCTCCTCTCGGGTGGCGTGCACGACGGCGACACCGTCCGGGTGGACGTGGCGGCCGACGGCACGGGCCTCGTGCTCACCGCGACGACTCCCGAGCCGGAGGTCGAGGACGACGACGTGATCGAGGCCGAGCTGCTCGACGACTGA
- the coaBC gene encoding bifunctional phosphopantothenoylcysteine decarboxylase/phosphopantothenate--cysteine ligase CoaBC, which produces MNIVVGVTGGIAAYKTVHLVRLLTKAGHDVTVVPTEDALRFVGLPTWEALSRHPVTTSVHEDVARVRHVALGQGADLVVIAPATANSLAKMAAGLADDLLGTTLLATEAPVLVAPAMHAEMWRNPATQANMATLRDRGVHVVGPADGELAGGDSGPGRMIEPEEILAAAQALLAPGDLAGVRVVVSVGGTREPIDPVRFLGNRSSGRQGVALAAEAAARGAEVTLVAANVAGDVLAEARHPHIGTVRVGTAAELSAAMKEEAATADVVLMAAAVADYRPVEVSARKLTKDRGGVGTIELVENEDIVAALVDTRREGQLIVAFAAETPEDEAELLARARGKQERKGVDLLVVNEVGWEQGFERGENAVHILGRGGALARTAAGTKREVAAAVWDEVARER; this is translated from the coding sequence GTGAACATCGTCGTGGGAGTCACGGGCGGCATCGCCGCGTACAAGACGGTGCACCTCGTGCGCCTGCTCACCAAGGCCGGTCATGACGTGACCGTCGTGCCCACGGAGGATGCGCTGCGCTTCGTGGGCCTGCCGACCTGGGAGGCACTGAGCCGGCACCCGGTGACGACGAGCGTGCATGAGGACGTCGCCCGCGTCCGGCACGTCGCACTGGGGCAGGGGGCGGACCTCGTCGTGATCGCCCCGGCCACGGCGAACTCCCTCGCGAAGATGGCCGCGGGCCTCGCCGACGACCTCCTCGGCACGACGCTGCTCGCGACCGAGGCGCCGGTGCTCGTCGCCCCCGCGATGCACGCGGAGATGTGGCGGAACCCCGCCACGCAGGCGAACATGGCGACGCTCCGGGACCGCGGCGTGCACGTGGTCGGCCCTGCCGACGGCGAACTGGCCGGCGGCGACAGCGGCCCCGGTCGCATGATCGAGCCGGAGGAGATCCTTGCCGCAGCGCAGGCGCTGCTGGCCCCGGGCGACCTCGCGGGCGTGCGGGTCGTCGTCTCGGTGGGCGGCACGCGGGAGCCCATCGATCCGGTGCGCTTCCTCGGCAACCGGAGCAGCGGGCGCCAGGGAGTCGCGCTCGCGGCGGAGGCGGCGGCGCGCGGCGCGGAGGTGACGCTCGTCGCGGCGAACGTCGCCGGTGACGTGCTCGCGGAGGCCCGCCACCCGCACATCGGGACCGTCCGGGTCGGCACGGCCGCCGAGCTGTCCGCGGCGATGAAGGAGGAGGCGGCGACGGCCGACGTCGTGCTGATGGCGGCGGCGGTGGCCGACTACCGCCCGGTCGAGGTCTCCGCCCGGAAGCTCACCAAGGACCGCGGCGGCGTCGGCACGATCGAACTCGTCGAGAACGAGGACATCGTCGCCGCGCTCGTCGACACCCGGCGGGAAGGGCAGCTCATCGTCGCGTTCGCGGCGGAGACCCCGGAGGACGAGGCCGAGCTGCTCGCGCGCGCCCGCGGCAAGCAGGAGCGCAAGGGGGTCGACCTCCTGGTGGTGAACGAGGTCGGCTGGGAGCAGGGTTTCGAACGTGGCGAGAACGCCGTGCACATCCTCGGTCGCGGAGGAGCCCTGGCACGGACCGCGGCCGGGACCAAGCGCGAGGTGGCGGCGGCCGTCTGGGACGAGGTCGCCCGCGAGAGGTGA
- a CDS encoding NRDE family protein — protein MCTVVIDVETPGSARLLAVRDEDPTREWDALGAWWPEEYPGVIGIRDRRAGGAWLAVNPAERRLAVLLNRADVQDLSATAAVSRGTLPLAAVTGRSPQGAPPMHGFNLLEVGPEGARVLSWDGAELRETPIEPGTHMIAHDDLDDEETPRIAAWLPEFRALGPAAASADWTAEWTALLGSSATLPPEDDRAIIRDNRPHGYPTQSLLYAVATVTPAGVDVRDVTLPSPAHWH, from the coding sequence GTGTGCACGGTGGTGATCGATGTCGAGACTCCGGGATCCGCGCGGCTGCTGGCCGTCCGCGACGAGGACCCGACCCGGGAGTGGGACGCCCTGGGCGCGTGGTGGCCCGAGGAGTATCCGGGGGTGATCGGCATCCGCGACCGCCGCGCCGGTGGGGCCTGGCTCGCCGTGAACCCCGCCGAACGACGCCTCGCCGTGCTCCTCAACCGCGCCGATGTGCAGGACCTCTCCGCGACCGCGGCCGTCTCCCGCGGCACCCTTCCGCTCGCCGCGGTCACCGGGCGTTCTCCGCAGGGAGCCCCGCCGATGCACGGCTTCAATCTGCTCGAAGTCGGTCCGGAGGGCGCGCGAGTGCTCTCGTGGGACGGTGCCGAGCTGCGGGAGACCCCGATCGAGCCCGGAACCCACATGATCGCCCACGACGACCTCGACGACGAGGAGACCCCGCGCATCGCCGCGTGGCTCCCGGAGTTCCGGGCGCTCGGGCCCGCCGCGGCGAGCGCCGACTGGACGGCCGAGTGGACCGCTCTCCTCGGATCCTCGGCGACCCTGCCCCCGGAAGACGACCGCGCCATCATCCGGGACAACCGCCCGCACGGGTACCCGACGCAGTCCCTCCTCTACGCGGTCGCCACGGTCACGCCCGCCGGGGTCGACGTCCGCGACGTCACCCTCCCCTCTCCCGCCCACTGGCACTGA
- a CDS encoding GlxA family transcriptional regulator — protein sequence MKTVACVVQDGFAPFEFGVACEAFGLDRSADGVPNFDFRIVAPQPGVVRSKIGFSINVEHDLSFAAEADLVVFCPVPREVWGDIDPLLVDLAREAVARGAWVMSVCSGSFILAAAGVLDGRRATTHWMYAHTMADMYPAVDIDPDVLFVQDGRIITSAGTAAGIDACLHLLRQELGAEITNRIARRMVVPPQRDGGQAQFIDRPIPVAPTDSLAVVADWAVENLREDLTVDQLAARALMSPRTFARRFKAEYGATPAAWLGRQRIIQAQRLLERTDLPLEHIATDCGFGSAAVLRQNFARVLGVTPTAYRARFSCADALPAA from the coding sequence ATGAAGACCGTCGCGTGCGTGGTGCAGGATGGCTTCGCGCCGTTCGAGTTCGGGGTCGCCTGCGAGGCGTTCGGCCTCGACCGGTCGGCCGACGGGGTGCCGAACTTCGACTTCCGCATCGTCGCCCCGCAGCCCGGGGTCGTGCGCTCCAAGATCGGCTTCTCCATCAACGTGGAGCACGATCTGTCCTTCGCCGCGGAGGCCGACCTCGTCGTGTTCTGCCCGGTGCCGCGCGAGGTCTGGGGCGACATCGACCCGCTCCTCGTCGACCTGGCCCGCGAGGCCGTGGCGCGCGGAGCGTGGGTCATGAGCGTCTGCAGCGGCTCGTTCATCCTCGCCGCGGCCGGGGTCCTGGACGGACGGCGGGCGACGACGCACTGGATGTACGCCCACACGATGGCCGACATGTACCCCGCCGTCGACATCGATCCGGACGTGCTCTTCGTCCAGGACGGCCGCATCATCACGAGTGCGGGCACCGCTGCCGGCATCGACGCCTGCCTGCACCTGCTGCGACAGGAGCTCGGGGCGGAGATCACCAACCGGATCGCGCGTCGGATGGTGGTGCCGCCGCAACGGGACGGTGGTCAGGCGCAGTTCATCGATCGCCCCATCCCGGTCGCGCCCACGGATTCGCTCGCCGTGGTGGCCGACTGGGCGGTGGAGAACCTCCGCGAAGACCTGACGGTCGACCAGCTCGCGGCCCGGGCGCTGATGTCGCCGCGGACCTTCGCGCGCCGCTTCAAGGCCGAGTACGGGGCGACCCCTGCCGCGTGGCTCGGCCGGCAGCGGATCATCCAGGCCCAGCGTCTCCTCGAGCGCACCGATCTTCCGCTCGAACACATCGCGACGGACTGCGGCTTCGGTTCCGCGGCCGTCCTCCGGCAGAACTTCGCCCGCGTGCTGGGTGTGACTCCCACCGCCTACCGCGCCCGCTTCTCCTGCGCCGACGCCCTCCCCGCCGCCTGA